From the Lathyrus oleraceus cultivar Zhongwan6 chromosome 3, CAAS_Psat_ZW6_1.0, whole genome shotgun sequence genome, the window tagtgggtcgtgctctgatagatgtaacatcgggacgggatgttttaattgtttactgttgattgttgaacctttttacctgtacaacattatatgttttgaatggttggttgattctatccgctgcgaattttgcaaaaatgttgttttgattaaataaagagcatgacagttattatggtgtgaaatgttgtgtgacacccttggtgcatgattactctgatataaatattgttgttgttattaaataattggggtattttagaagggtgttacacgtTCCTCTTCtggtacgaagctgacaacctaaaaaggcagtgctcatttggaaaataaactttatacctcgatgcgtcagttctgtcaactctgaaatcagctgatagttgcatgtggaatttcttaatggcttttacacattcctcttttgtgcaaaatgtgtctccttgtttcaaagatccttgcatctgcacgtaaggattgtaccatacatctgctGAAGGTTCATCTGAAtccaaattcaaccttgtcatgtgttggggtgggcGGTATACACGACTtgctggtattggctcctcttcctcttcatcattcaccatcgaatcaaccatgatctcagcTTCTTCTTCGTCGTCATCTGGAACATTCACCTTAGCTTGTTtgtcatcagtctcacaaaacacttgtgactgattAATGTACTGAGACACTTGTTGTTGATGTCGtaatatatacaaatatatatcGTTGTAACCGGATCGTTCGTGACTGGCAAACATATGctgaacatcatcatcatctcgaatcttcttctgataaaattttacctggttttctgcaaaccaaattggatttttatagatgatttggcccacattactgcactgcaatttcttttctattctttgtttcagatgtgaaaaatttgatcgtcgatttattgtaaaccgagttacctctgtgtttcaaaaacaaaaaccgaacaactgatgaacaaatatttcaccttcgacatgggcactgatcatgtaatgttgtgtggaagacattttgttgaaatattaaatatgtagataGCTTTAATGGAATTGAATGCATTTCTAAGTTGTTCATCTACACAACATAAATAGCTTGGTCGTTGCTAACTTGGtcgttgcattgataacttggtcaTTGTCTGTACAGACTTGACCATGCGTGCAATATAAAGAATCAACCATGCAGAGAAAAGagtgacaagaacacacatgcgcCAGGGAATCAAGGAATATATGAACCCTGAGACCTAAGATTCCCacctaggcgcccattccctaggtGCCGTAAAGTAACTAGGGCGCCAAAAGGATGAGCACCTCTTCACAAAAATTGGTCTTaggcgccactaggaagggcgccccttcccattgccctacactaaggcgccaagaggaagggcgcctcttcccttgcatgtggtttcttcacatgcgcctagAAGAGATTCCTCACATGCTTTCTCTCACATGCTTTCTGAAGTTTGTCATTCCCTTGTCTTCCTTGTCTTCTCTTGCCATTCCATGCAACCACCAATCACATTCATCTTAGGTtgcaaacctactcactcattcatctataaatagcctctcatatcaacaatatcaaatcatcttcatcaatactcaattatactcttctaccacacttgtttcctctaccacactcaagctttgcaaaattaaatcatgtctttgttgactataGGCGATGAACATAGAGGCACACTCGAGAATATCTCGGCATTTGTATGTTATATgtctcttttttctttttatgtttctagtcttatacctttgttatctatatttttcttacttcttatagatgtgtgtttcttgattatgtatttcttcttctaattgtattttcttacttttttgttattaggatccgaagcggtttagatgtcgtgtacatgaatatgtaccccacgatcctttaatagaaccatatattagaggatgtggatttggaaatctactcaacattgtttcgtactcggtggactacaagttcattctggttttgttggagaggtggagacccgagacccacacatttcaccttctgattggtgagtgtaccgtcacacttgaggacgtgtacatgttgttagatctccgtatagatggaaaggcagtgaatggtcgagttaaccaagacaacaatatctgcaatgaattattgggtgcccctttgttagacgacgaaactgagggagacacatccggtcaagcaagggggcaaggtataaatttaaaatacctaaaacaatattatgccagtatagtattgttcgacgattcaaccgagtatgagaaaataataaaagttcggtgttatattatgattttatttggtaattttttgtttccagaaagtacaggcaattctgtaaatataatgtatttacctttattacgcaacattaataaggtaaacacttatagttggggttcagtTGTGTTGacccatctatatagtgcaatgtgtagaactgcaaaaaagaatacatGTATTTTTTTTCcatgtgcgtatttgcttcaagcttggggttggtcaagaatgttgtcgctcgccccgataaatgagcgctcattcatgttcccgtttgcaaccaagtaagtctaacactttaccattcacatttagttaattatatttaatattataattaacagtaaataatatttttcacttcttttttatcttagatggtcagtaaggggaatgaactacaacaggtgcccgaaacacgctattgtagtctatcgaaatctattggaccacattggacatgagatgtaataatcctacccaacaatattttagtttaaaaatatttctcaaattattttccatctaatcgtttcgtattgttttacagtttgtctggaggccatatctgggtctggatcatgatgtgaaccatgacgatgttgcagtttggacagcggagacaccgattatccgattcactacggtggaaatgcaccagagtgaccgggtcaaattgcagttcggaatgctacaacagattccagaatctcccacgtgtttggggaattagcatcaaaaaagggttgatgcacagtgggattattctgactagagagactttgcaaaagacatgtgttgtcaatggaggaatcgacgacaacacatcttgaacgaaccagtcatccatggtgcaagacccactcaacaatatatggcatggtttagatcggtaacaactcaacaatttgtatatgagccgcggtatttgatggatccacgccaacttgcttcgtcatcgtatgccccacaacaattcaccatctaacaccaatgtgaacccacccaaacccaacaaccaaccacacaacatcaaccaACCACATACACATAACAACtaaacacccaacatcgcaacccgttcatgccaaccatccaacgtcgcaacCCGTTCATACCACCCACCTAAACAcaaaccaagaatcaaaccccgcaaccacaaccgtctaCAACCCAAATAATTCAcatgggtcacttcatcgtagccccccaccaatgaccacccaaacatcccatcaacaaaacacccaaccattgtttaactatagtacgcttcaggaaccattgcttcgtttccaaaatgactcaatggcccaatttgggcaactataccgttCCCAATTCACCTAACcccaacgccctaactacgatgacatgggcaccgaactctattacggaagcgccgttgaccagagcccctccggatattgggagcaaatgatgacacatctgtcaaatatCGCTGGAACTTCCGTCGGACCTTCCAACCAACCATCGCTCGATCTGGTCAGCACAgaagaccccaaacacctcaagaaaatcgtgggagacctcggagacaaactaacacaccgggatgtggaacagggggacgttataatcgggtcagtcattagtttattgtcaatccaatgtaaccaattattacatatTCAATGAATTTTTCTTTCATTCTTATTtcttatttattaaataataaaaattaaatattaataattaaaaaattaaaaaaaaatttaaaatttaaaaaatttaaaaaatttataaaaagAATAGGAGGtggtgtatgcgccagatgaattgacgcatACACCAACCAAATGCACTTAGGCGCCACTAGCATTAGCGCCTACTCATGAGGCTCAACGTAGGCGTCATTGGCATTGGCGCCTACTCATGAGACCCAATGTAGGCGTCAAGTCAaatgcatgcgtcaatgctattgacgcctcctcttaaTGTATTGGGGATGCGCTAATTCATCTGACACATCTTCTACCAAATCTGATTATTTTGGTAATTTTTTTGAATAATTGATTATTTTAGAAAaagttttgaaaaaaataattattttgaaaaaaaaaaaatcgaaatTTGTAGATACCAAACTCCACTTTTAAAATGATTAAGTGTTATCATACTTGCTCAGTAATCCAACAATTTTTCGTGGTAGTCATCTCCGGTGTAACAAAAGTGCACGTATTAAGTATTAAGAGAATATACTgaaacaaaatatttttaaaaaggaaaaatatatttataaataagCCAGTTGATTATAATTTTGAGTTTTTacaaaatataaaatattttaaataatttaattttttcTACATTCAATCAACAATTAAGTATATATTAAttgattaaaaaattatttttttcaataTATAAAATATACCTTAAGATCTATCTTTTTCTAAAAAGACAATTGATAATACTAATTGattatttttttttcaatatATAAAGCATACTCAAAGATCAATTTTTTTCGTAAAAAAAGAACAATACTAATTGATAATTTTTTAACAGATATTTTTCAATATATAAAGGATATTTAAAGACTAtttttctctagttttttttgtaatatttaaaaCATACAGAAAAAAgttttataataaaaaaaaccGACATGAGGAGTTATCATGATTATTCATGCGTGTACCTTATCAACAAGAAgtttcttttttatttttaatacCGTGCATATGTCAATACGTTTCATCTTTAATCCATCAGATAGCTTGATACTCCAACTTTCACTTTTTCCATCTCACCTATTGCTTGTCTCTTCTTCAAAGTTGGATCCTTTCTATCTCATTTCCTTTTTATGTCCCCATTATAATTTCAACTTTTTTTTATGTCATTATGTCTTTACAAACGTTACAACCATAGTTTAAATAGACACTAAAACAAGAGACCAAAGAGAAACAAACACATAAGAAGACATGGCAGATTGGGGTCCTATTTTTGTGTCAGTGGTGCTCTTCATTCTCTTGACTCCTGGATTGCTTTTTCAAATACCTGGTAGAGGAAGGTTTATAGAGTTTGGAAACTTTCAAACTAGTGGATTGTCTATACTCATTCATGCTATGCTCTACTTTGCTCTTGTTTGCATCTTCTTCTTAGCTATTGGAATTCACATGTATGCGGGTTGATTAGTAGCAATCTCGAAAAAACATGAATTGTGGAATTATATAGAATGTATTGTCAAGTTTGTTTAGTTTGAATTTAGATGTATATTAGAAGAAAATTGAATCAACCATTAAATTTAAAGAAGAAAATGATGAAGTTTGTCGCTAAGTAAGATAAATGTCATCTTTTTCTTCGATAAATTTTGGTCGTTAATTCAGTTTTTTCTTATATATATAGTGTGCCTAATTTTGGTTGGATTATGATGCTTTTAGTTTATGTATTTTTCTTATCTTTTCATGTTTTGATATTGATTAAGTTTAATGCTGCAATAACAATTGATTTATGAATATTGTATTTCATGCTTTTATATGTAGTGTGTATTGGATGTTATttctttgagttttgttttgGGACAAATGTTTTTGGATGCGGCTTACTAATAATCATAATCATGTGTATGATCAAAGTTTTAAATAAATGCACAATTGTAGTGATGATTTTGATTATGTTGTGATACTAATCAAATTAACACAATTTATTATTTATCACAAAATCAATGTGAACAATAATAACGGTATCAGAATCTTCCAAATCCATTTTCTCACGGTTGTTTTTGAAGTAACAATTCTTGAAAACTTTATAATCATAAAAGTATCACAGTAACAATTCTTGAAATCTTTATAATCATAAAAGTATCACAGTAACAATTCTTGAAATCTTTATAATCATAAAAGTATCACAACTAAAACAAGTTTTTAAGAACACTTTTAACTTATGCACATAGTCAGctttataaaaaaataatataagaTCTGTAACACAATTGAAATCGGTTTTTGGTTGATTGTGGGTCAATCgatttttatttgattaaataggaagaatatccgtcatcggttaggatgaacatatcaaggatagactgtcggggaaaaataggaattatatctatccgttactggatagaataccaaagagagaatatctgtcacaggttaggatgaacatatcaaggataaactcagcaGGGGAAAGTAGGAATTATAACTATCGAttattgggtagaataccgaagagggggagaaaatccgtcactggttgaagtgaacatatcaaggatagactctttggggaatgaaataggaattacaactacctttttactagatagaaaaccaaagaaggaagaatatccgtcatcggttaggatgaacatatcaatgataaaCCACCTGGGGAAACATGAGAACAAATCCGCTGGGaaaaacaaaggaagtagattatATTTTATTGGGTATTGAGCAAAAGTAATGTACTCAACAATCGAGCAGGATATTACCAGTCACTGGGTAATAAACTTtcaggggaccaaaatatctatctaggtaataactagaaagaaacagtcaatcaaacactcaacccaatgaggatataactcaaggggagtggttccatccagataattagCTGGGGAGGAAATTAAAATActaatcatccacgaggaaataactcagtggagaatgagaaaggttaaattctttctgcttaaggggatggcactctacaattgaaggaggacagacacaccgaaTTCGCATGGGGAGATAAAATCACCACGGCAGGAgatcagaagaaaaatcaatgcgataaaatgcacaatgaaatatctgatgttgtgttttatgcatgaattTGCATGTatgtgattatgattatgctgacaaaaacaGCACAAGGATACAAATAACGAAGATTTGAATTATCACTACAATACTCGGttaatctcaacaagatggaaacactAACTGGAGAAAATGctaaggatgaaaataaatcatctagctctgaATAAATCAACTATGGCTGGGGAAAGgcatggagaacatgcttccaatTTGCTACGGCAAACTCCGTGGGGAGAAGAGAATATTGCTAAGGGAAGATCAGCCAATCATGTCGAGGGTCAAAATTGTCAATGTAACACCCCATACTGCTTTCAAGATTACtgactgaccccacaaaccaacacaggtcttttcagcatgttttgtcctcactcacacactttccgggaaacttcccagaaggccacccatcccaatactacttCAAGTCAAGCACACTTAACTATGAAATTCTTATTGGTTAGGCTACtgaaaagaagatgcatcttgttttcggtagcctaacagataagaactccatagttaagcgtgcttgacttggagtagtatttggatgagtgaccttctgggaagtttcccagaaagtgtgtgagtgaggacaaagcaTGTTGAAAAGATCCGTGTTGGTTTATGGggtcagtcgataatc encodes:
- the LOC127128233 gene encoding uncharacterized protein LOC127128233 gives rise to the protein MADWGPIFVSVVLFILLTPGLLFQIPGRGRFIEFGNFQTSGLSILIHAMLYFALVCIFFLAIGIHMYAG